Proteins from one Streptomyces sp. NBC_00289 genomic window:
- the pta gene encoding phosphate acetyltransferase translates to MTRSVYVTGIDRGDGRQVVELGVMELLTRQVDRVGVFRPLVHDGPDRLFELLRARYRLSQDPATVYGMDYPEASALQAEQGTDELVSALVDRFHLVARDYDVVLVLGTDFAATQLPDELSLNARLANEFGAAVIPVVGGRGQSTESVLAETRNAYRAYDGLGCDVLAMVTNRVARDDRDEIARRLDSRLPVPCYVVPDEPALSAPTVAQISQALGAKVLLGDDSGLARDALDFVFGGAMLPNFLHALTPGCLVVTPGDRADLVVGSMAAHSAGTPPIAGLLLTLGEVPSDEVMTLAARLAPGTPVLSVAGNSFPTAAELFSLEGKLNAATPRKAETALGLFERYVETEGLLRRVSTPSSDRVTPMMFEHKLLDRARADLRRVVLPEGTEARVLHAAEVLLRRGVCDLTLLGPVDQIRKKAADLGIDLGETQLIDPATSELRDSFAEQYARLRAHKGVTVELAYDVVSDMNYFGTLMVQEGLADGMVSGSVHSTAATIRPAFEIIKTRPDAGIVSSVFFMCLADKVLVYGDCAVNPDPDAEQLADIAVQSAATAAQFGVEPRIAMLSYSTGTSGSGADVDKVRQATELVRSRRPDLKIEGPIQYDAAVEPTVAETKLPGSEVAGQASVLIFPDLNTGNNTYKAVQRSAGAIAVGPVLQGLRKPVNDLSRGALVQDIVNTVAITAIQAQSPSEKATDQ, encoded by the coding sequence GTGACGCGCAGCGTGTACGTGACCGGTATCGACCGCGGCGACGGCCGCCAGGTCGTCGAGCTGGGGGTCATGGAACTCCTGACCCGCCAGGTCGACCGGGTGGGCGTCTTCCGCCCCCTCGTCCACGACGGGCCCGACCGCCTCTTCGAACTGCTGCGCGCCCGCTACCGCCTGTCGCAGGACCCGGCGACCGTCTACGGCATGGACTACCCCGAGGCGTCCGCCCTGCAGGCCGAGCAGGGCACCGACGAACTGGTGTCGGCGCTCGTCGACCGGTTCCATCTGGTGGCCCGCGACTACGACGTCGTGCTCGTCCTCGGCACCGACTTCGCCGCCACCCAGCTCCCCGACGAGCTGTCCCTGAACGCCCGGCTGGCCAACGAGTTCGGCGCCGCCGTCATCCCCGTGGTGGGCGGCCGGGGCCAGAGCACCGAGTCCGTGCTCGCCGAGACCCGCAACGCCTACCGTGCCTACGACGGCCTCGGCTGCGACGTCCTCGCCATGGTCACCAACCGGGTCGCCCGGGACGACCGGGACGAGATCGCCCGCCGGCTCGACTCCCGGCTCCCCGTCCCCTGCTACGTCGTGCCCGACGAGCCCGCCCTCTCCGCGCCCACCGTCGCGCAGATCTCCCAGGCCCTCGGGGCGAAGGTGCTGCTCGGCGACGACTCGGGGCTCGCCCGGGACGCGCTGGACTTCGTGTTCGGCGGCGCCATGCTGCCGAACTTCCTGCACGCCCTGACCCCGGGCTGCCTGGTCGTCACCCCGGGCGACCGCGCGGACCTGGTCGTCGGTTCGATGGCCGCGCACAGCGCCGGCACCCCGCCGATAGCGGGCCTGCTGCTGACCCTGGGGGAAGTGCCGAGCGACGAGGTCATGACCCTGGCCGCCCGCCTCGCCCCCGGCACCCCGGTGCTGTCGGTGGCCGGCAACAGCTTCCCCACCGCCGCCGAACTCTTCTCCCTGGAGGGGAAGTTGAACGCGGCCACCCCGCGCAAGGCGGAGACCGCGCTCGGGCTCTTCGAGCGGTACGTGGAGACCGAGGGACTGCTGAGGCGGGTCTCCACCCCCAGCAGCGACCGCGTGACACCCATGATGTTCGAGCACAAGCTGCTGGACCGGGCCCGCGCAGACCTGCGCCGGGTCGTGCTGCCCGAGGGCACCGAGGCGCGCGTGCTGCACGCCGCCGAGGTGCTGCTGCGCCGCGGCGTGTGCGACCTCACCCTCCTCGGCCCGGTCGACCAGATCCGCAAGAAGGCCGCCGACCTCGGCATCGACCTCGGCGAGACGCAGCTGATCGACCCGGCCACCAGCGAACTGCGCGACTCCTTCGCCGAGCAGTACGCCCGGCTGCGCGCCCACAAGGGGGTCACCGTGGAGCTGGCCTACGACGTCGTCTCCGACATGAACTACTTCGGCACGCTGATGGTGCAGGAGGGCCTCGCCGACGGCATGGTCTCCGGTTCCGTGCACTCGACGGCCGCGACCATCCGCCCGGCCTTCGAGATCATCAAGACCAGGCCTGACGCCGGCATCGTCTCGTCCGTCTTCTTCATGTGCCTCGCCGACAAGGTCCTCGTCTACGGCGACTGCGCGGTGAACCCCGACCCCGACGCCGAGCAGCTCGCCGACATCGCCGTCCAGTCGGCCGCCACCGCCGCGCAGTTCGGTGTCGAGCCGCGGATCGCGATGCTGTCGTACTCGACCGGTACGTCCGGCTCGGGCGCCGACGTCGACAAGGTGCGCCAGGCGACCGAGCTGGTCCGCTCCCGGCGGCCCGACCTGAAGATCGAGGGCCCCATCCAGTACGACGCCGCCGTGGAGCCGACGGTCGCCGAGACCAAACTGCCCGGCTCCGAGGTGGCCGGCCAGGCCAGCGTGCTGATCTTCCCTGACCTCAACACCGGCAACAACACGTACAAGGCCGTGCAGCGTTCGGCCGGCGCGATCGCGGTCGGGCCGGTGCTCCAGGGGCTGCGCAAGCCGGTCAACGACCTGTCCCGGGGCGCGCTCGTCCAGGACATCGTCAACACCGTCGCCATCACGGCGATCCAGGCCCAGTCCCCCAGCGAGAAGGCGACCGACCAGTGA
- a CDS encoding XRE family transcriptional regulator produces the protein MRRPSAPPNQPAPPFDAPAARRLRTALGMEPEHVAYGMRASYGLSHVTPGLVISWERGTTAPAGLELTALAGVLWCSPGELIGRPRTLREHRLAHGLAPEDVARIVGLELLAYLHMEENDEWRGTERQSAALARLLDLSLPDFVSVTGRDARLAELLRSAVTTRWQAYVRPIAKAVPLDRRLLEDTLHELHQDYQGQMAATLNWGGGRAASASSDAGRDFLDRIIERFWTNVENNTG, from the coding sequence TACCGCCCTCGGCATGGAACCCGAGCACGTCGCCTACGGCATGCGCGCCTCGTACGGGCTCTCGCATGTCACCCCGGGCCTCGTGATCAGCTGGGAGCGCGGGACCACCGCGCCCGCCGGTCTCGAACTGACCGCCCTGGCAGGCGTGTTGTGGTGTTCCCCCGGTGAACTCATCGGCAGACCGCGCACCCTGCGCGAGCACCGCCTCGCCCACGGCCTGGCGCCGGAGGACGTCGCCCGTATCGTCGGCCTGGAACTCCTGGCGTATCTCCACATGGAGGAGAACGACGAGTGGCGCGGCACCGAGCGCCAGTCCGCCGCGCTCGCCCGGCTGCTCGACCTCTCGCTCCCCGACTTCGTCAGCGTCACGGGACGCGACGCGCGGCTCGCCGAACTCCTGCGCAGTGCCGTGACCACACGCTGGCAGGCGTACGTCCGGCCGATCGCGAAAGCCGTGCCCCTGGACCGGCGTCTCCTGGAGGACACCCTCCACGAGCTGCACCAGGACTACCAGGGGCAGATGGCCGCCACCCTCAACTGGGGCGGCGGCAGGGCGGCGAGCGCGTCGAGCGACGCCGGCCGCGACTTCCTCGACCGGATCATCGAGCGCTTCTGGACGAACGTGGAGAACAACACCGGTTAG
- a CDS encoding ATP-dependent 6-phosphofructokinase, whose product MRIGVLTAGGDCPGLNAVIRSVVHRAVDNYGDEVIGFEDGYAGLLDGHYRTLDLDAVSGILARGGTILGSSRLERDRLREACANALDIARDFGIDALIPIGGEGTLTAAKMLADAGLPVVGVPKTIDNDISSTDRTFGFDTAVGVASEAMDRLKTTAESHQRVMVVEVMGRHAGWIALESGMAAGAHGICLPERPFDPADLVKMVEERFARGKRFAVVCVAEGAHPVEGSMDYGKGEIDPFGHERFQGIGTALAYELERRLGKEAKPVILGHVQRGGVPTAYDRVLATRFGWHAVEAAHRGEFGRMTALRGTDVVMVPLAEAVTELKTVPKDRMDEAESVF is encoded by the coding sequence ATGCGCATCGGAGTTCTCACGGCAGGCGGCGACTGCCCTGGCCTGAACGCAGTGATCCGGTCGGTCGTGCACCGAGCGGTCGACAACTACGGCGACGAGGTCATCGGCTTCGAGGACGGCTACGCGGGCCTGCTCGACGGCCACTACCGCACCCTCGACCTGGACGCGGTCAGCGGCATCCTGGCCCGCGGCGGCACCATCCTCGGCTCCTCCCGCCTGGAGCGCGACCGGCTGCGCGAGGCCTGCGCGAACGCGCTCGACATCGCGCGCGACTTCGGCATCGACGCGCTGATCCCGATCGGCGGCGAGGGCACGCTCACCGCGGCGAAGATGCTGGCCGACGCGGGCCTGCCCGTCGTCGGCGTCCCGAAGACGATCGACAACGACATCTCCTCGACGGACCGCACCTTCGGTTTCGACACGGCGGTCGGGGTCGCCTCCGAGGCGATGGACCGGCTGAAGACCACCGCCGAGTCCCACCAGCGGGTGATGGTCGTCGAGGTCATGGGCCGGCACGCGGGCTGGATCGCGCTGGAGTCCGGCATGGCGGCCGGCGCGCACGGCATCTGCCTGCCCGAGCGCCCCTTCGACCCGGCCGACCTGGTCAAGATGGTCGAGGAGCGCTTCGCCCGCGGCAAGCGGTTCGCGGTCGTCTGCGTGGCCGAGGGCGCGCACCCGGTCGAGGGCTCCATGGACTACGGCAAGGGCGAGATCGACCCGTTCGGCCACGAGCGCTTCCAGGGCATCGGCACGGCGCTGGCGTACGAGCTGGAGCGCCGGCTCGGCAAGGAGGCCAAGCCGGTCATCCTCGGCCACGTCCAGCGCGGCGGCGTACCGACCGCGTACGACAGGGTGCTCGCCACCCGATTCGGCTGGCACGCGGTGGAGGCCGCGCACCGCGGTGAGTTCGGCAGGATGACGGCGCTGCGCGGGACGGACGTCGTGATGGTGCCGCTCGCGGAGGCGGTGACCGAGCTGAAGACGGTGCCGAAGGACCGGATGGACGAGGCCGAGTCGGTGTTCTAG
- the pyk gene encoding pyruvate kinase gives MRRSKIVCTLGPAVDSHEMLVSLIEAGMNVARFNFSHGTHAEHQGRYDRVRAAAKETGRAIGVLADLQGPKIRLETFAEGPVELERGDEFVITTEDVPGDKQICGTTYKGLPGDVSRGDQVLINDGNVELKVLDVEGPRVKTIVIEGGVVSDHKGINLPGTAVNVPALSEKDIEDLRFALRMGCDLVALSFVRDAKDVADVHRVMDEEGRRVPVIAKVEKPQAVDNMEDVVMAFDGVMVARGDLAVEYPLERVPMVQKRLIELCRRNAKPVIVATQMMESMITNSRPTRAEASDVANAILDGADAVMLSAESSVGAYPIETVKTMSKIVVAAEQELMSKGLQPLVPGKKPRTQGGSVARAACEIADFLGGRGLVAFTQSGDTARRLSRYRAVQPIIAFTTDEGTRNQLTLSWGVESHVVPFVNSTDEMVDLVDQEIAKLNRFNPGDICIITAGSPPGVAGTTNMLRVHHLGGGDGPN, from the coding sequence ATGCGCCGTTCGAAAATCGTCTGTACTCTCGGCCCCGCGGTCGACTCCCACGAGATGCTCGTGTCCCTGATCGAAGCCGGCATGAACGTTGCCCGCTTCAACTTCAGCCACGGCACCCACGCCGAGCACCAGGGCCGGTACGACCGTGTCCGGGCCGCCGCCAAGGAGACCGGCCGGGCCATCGGTGTCCTCGCCGACCTCCAGGGGCCGAAGATCCGCCTGGAGACCTTCGCCGAGGGGCCGGTCGAGCTGGAGCGCGGCGACGAGTTCGTCATCACCACCGAGGACGTGCCCGGCGACAAGCAGATCTGCGGGACGACGTACAAGGGTCTTCCCGGTGACGTCTCGCGCGGCGACCAGGTCCTGATCAACGACGGCAACGTCGAGCTGAAGGTCCTGGACGTCGAGGGTCCGCGGGTGAAGACGATCGTCATCGAAGGCGGTGTCGTCTCCGACCACAAGGGCATCAACCTGCCCGGCACGGCCGTGAACGTTCCGGCACTGTCCGAGAAGGACATCGAGGACCTGCGCTTCGCGCTGCGGATGGGCTGCGACCTGGTGGCGCTGTCCTTCGTCCGGGACGCCAAGGACGTCGCCGACGTCCACCGGGTCATGGACGAGGAGGGCCGCCGGGTCCCCGTCATCGCCAAGGTGGAGAAGCCGCAGGCGGTGGACAACATGGAGGACGTCGTGATGGCGTTCGACGGCGTGATGGTCGCCCGTGGCGACCTGGCCGTCGAGTACCCGCTCGAGCGGGTCCCCATGGTGCAGAAGCGTCTGATCGAGCTGTGCCGGCGCAACGCCAAGCCGGTGATCGTGGCGACCCAGATGATGGAGTCGATGATCACCAACTCCCGCCCGACCCGCGCCGAGGCGTCCGACGTCGCCAACGCGATCCTGGACGGCGCGGACGCGGTCATGCTGTCGGCGGAGTCCTCGGTCGGCGCTTACCCGATCGAGACCGTGAAGACGATGTCGAAGATCGTCGTCGCGGCCGAGCAGGAGCTGATGTCCAAGGGCCTGCAGCCGCTCGTCCCGGGCAAGAAGCCGCGCACGCAGGGCGGTTCGGTGGCCCGTGCCGCCTGCGAGATCGCGGACTTCCTCGGCGGCCGGGGCCTGGTCGCCTTCACCCAGTCCGGTGACACCGCCCGCCGCCTGTCGCGCTACCGCGCGGTCCAGCCGATCATCGCGTTCACCACCGACGAGGGCACCCGCAACCAGCTGACGCTCAGCTGGGGCGTGGAGTCGCACGTCGTGCCGTTCGTGAACAGCACCGACGAGATGGTCGACCTGGTCGACCAGGAGATCGCCAAGCTCAACCGCTTCAACCCGGGCGACATCTGCATCATCACGGCCGGTTCACCCCCCGGCGTCGCCGGCACCACCAACATGCTCCGCGTCCACCACCTGGGTGGCGGCGACGGCCCCAACTGA
- a CDS encoding acetate kinase, with the protein MSATRVLVLNSGSSSVKYQLLDMRDSSRLAVGLVERIGERGSRLRHTPVARGGEIREWTAPIADHDAALKSVAEELAQDGLGLDSPELLAIGHRVVHGGKSFTEPTVVDERVLAEIERLIPVAPLHNPANLTGIRTARALRPDLPQVAVFDTAFHTTMPESAARYAIDVETADAHRIRRYGFHGTSHAYVSRATAKLLGRAPEDVNVIVLHLGNGASASAVRGGVCVDTSMGLTPLEGLVMGTRSGDMDPAVIFHLMRVGGMSTDEIDTLLNKRSGLIGLCGDNDMREIRRRVEEGDERAALAFDIYIHRLKKYIGAYYAVLGRVDAIAFTAGVGENSAPVREAALAGLEGLGLAVDAELNAVRGAEPRLISPARARVAVAVVPTDEELEIANQTYALVGKSR; encoded by the coding sequence GTGAGTGCGACCCGCGTCCTCGTCCTCAACTCCGGCTCCTCGTCGGTGAAGTACCAACTGCTCGACATGCGCGACAGCAGCCGCCTCGCCGTGGGGCTCGTCGAGCGCATCGGCGAGCGGGGCTCCCGGCTCCGGCACACGCCGGTGGCGCGGGGCGGCGAGATCCGCGAGTGGACCGCCCCGATCGCCGATCACGACGCGGCCCTGAAGTCCGTGGCGGAGGAACTGGCCCAGGACGGACTGGGGCTCGACTCGCCCGAACTGCTCGCGATCGGCCACCGAGTGGTGCACGGCGGCAAGTCGTTCACCGAGCCGACCGTCGTCGACGAGCGGGTGCTCGCCGAGATCGAGCGGCTGATCCCGGTGGCGCCCCTGCACAACCCGGCCAACCTCACCGGCATCCGTACGGCGCGGGCACTGCGGCCCGACCTGCCCCAGGTCGCCGTCTTCGACACCGCCTTCCACACCACGATGCCGGAGTCGGCCGCGCGCTACGCGATCGACGTGGAGACCGCCGACGCGCACCGGATCAGGCGGTACGGCTTCCACGGGACCTCACACGCGTACGTGTCACGGGCGACCGCGAAGCTGCTCGGCAGGGCGCCCGAGGACGTCAACGTGATCGTGCTGCACCTGGGCAACGGGGCGTCCGCCTCCGCCGTGCGGGGCGGAGTCTGCGTGGACACCTCCATGGGGCTGACGCCTTTGGAGGGGCTGGTGATGGGTACGCGCTCCGGAGACATGGACCCGGCCGTCATCTTCCATTTGATGCGAGTTGGCGGAATGTCAACGGACGAGATCGACACTCTTCTCAACAAGAGGAGCGGTCTGATCGGTCTGTGCGGGGACAACGACATGCGGGAGATCCGCCGCCGGGTCGAAGAAGGCGACGAACGGGCGGCGTTGGCCTTCGACATCTACATTCACCGGCTGAAGAAGTACATCGGCGCCTATTACGCCGTACTCGGCCGGGTGGACGCGATCGCCTTCACGGCCGGGGTGGGTGAGAACTCGGCGCCGGTGCGGGAGGCCGCCCTGGCCGGGCTGGAGGGGCTGGGCCTGGCGGTGGACGCCGAACTGAACGCCGTACGCGGCGCAGAACCGCGGCTGATCTCGCCCGCGCGGGCGCGGGTCGCCGTGGCCGTGGTGCCGACCGACGAGGAACTGGAGATCGCCAATCAGACCTACGCACTGGTCGGAAAGAGCCGCTGA